One Drechmeria coniospora strain ARSEF 6962 chromosome 01, whole genome shotgun sequence genomic region harbors:
- a CDS encoding histidinol-phosphate aminotransferase: MPAFKLETCARPNIIALQPYRCARDDYKDDGSNVLLDANENAYGPSLAPADAAAAASSLAGFDPLGLHRYPDPHQHDLKQQLCTLRNTHHHTERTITPDNLFVGVGSDEAIDALLRCFCVPGRDRILTCPPTYGMYAVSAQVNDVATVKVPLRPAPDFALDVPAITAELTRTPDVKIVYLCSPGNPTGSLLAKADVEQILAHPTWNGIVVLDEAYIDFAPETASLAELVADHPNLVVMQTLSKAFGMAGIRLGAAFASAPVARLLNSLKAPYNISSPTSALASCALAGKGLAVMRQNRSHLAAQRDRMLRELPNVPGVGRLRGGTDANFLLFEILNAQGAPDNAIALAVYEGLAEIEGVVVRFRGREHGCHGCLRITVGTEEEVTRLLASLRQQLADVRQALAHDTNGANGTNGTNGTNGTNGTNGTNGTNGTNGTKGTKGTNGTNGTKGTNGTNGTNDTNGTNGTNGSDGSNGTNGGVA, translated from the exons ATGCCTGCTTTCAAACTCGAAACCTGCGCGCGGCCCAACATTATCGCCCTGCAGCCCTACCGCTGTGCGAGAGA CGACTACAAAGACGACGGCTCAAatgtcctcctcgacgccaacgAAAACGCCTACGGGCCTTCCCTCGCcccggccgatgccgccgccgccgcctcctccctagcCGGCTTCGACCCTCTCGGCCTGCACCGCTACCCCGACCCTCACCAGCACGACCTCAAGCAGCAGCTCTGCACGCTGCGCAACACCCACCACCACACGGAGCGCACCATCACCCCCGACAACctcttcgtcggcgtcggcagcgacgaggccatcgacgccctGCTGCGCTGCTTCTGCGTCCCCGGTAGGGACCGCATCCTCACCTGCCCGCCCACCTACGGCATGtacgccgtctcggcccAGGTCAACGACGTGGCCACCGTCAAGGTGCCGCTGCGGCCGGCCCCCGACTTCGCCCTCGACGTGCCTGCCATCACCGCCGAGCTCACGCGCACCCCCGACGTCAAGATCGTCTATCTGTGCTCCCCGGGCAACCCGACCGGCTCGctgctcgccaaggccgacgtcgagcagaTTCTCGCTCACCCGACCTGgaacggcatcgtcgtcctcgacgaagccTACATTGACTTTGCGCCCGAGAcggcctccctcgccgagctcgtcgccgaccaccccaacctcgtcgtcatgcaGACGCTGTCCAAGGCCTTTGGCATGGCCGgcatccgcctcggcgccgcctttgcctcggcgcccgtcgcccgcctGCTCAACTCGCTCAAGGCGCCCTACAACATCTCGAGCCCGACGAGCGCGCTGGCTTCCTGCGCCCTCGCGGGCAagggcctcgccgtcatgcGCCAGAACCGTTCGCACCTCGCGGCCCAGAGGGACCGCATGCTGCGCGAGCTGCCCAACGTGCcgggcgtcggccgcctgcgcGGTGGCACCGACGCCAACTTTCTGCTCTTTGAAATTCTCAACGCCCAGGGCGCACCCGACAACGCCATCGCGCTGGCCGTCTACGAGGGCCTCGCCGAgatcgagggcgtcgtcgtccgtttCCGCGGCCGCGAGCACGGTTGCCACGGCTGCCTTCGCAtcaccgtcggcaccgaggaAGAGGTCACGCGCCTGCTGGCGTCTTTGCGCCAacagctcgccgacgtgaGGCAAGCGTTGGCTCACGACACCAACGGCGCCAACGGCACCAACGGCACCAACGGCACGAATGGCACGAATGGCACGAATGGCACGAATGGCACGAATGGCACGAATGGCACGAAGGGCACGAAGGGCACAAATGGCACGAATGGCACGAAGGGCACAAATGGCACGAATGGCACGAATGACACGAATGGCACGAATGGCACCAACGGCTCTGACGGTTCCAACGGCaccaacggcggcgtcgcaTGA